From the Neotabrizicola shimadae genome, the window GGTCCTTGACGACGTGGATGGCTTCGTCGCCCTCGGCAAGTGCTGGGGTAGCCGCAATGGCGGCCAGCCAAGGAACGGCGGCGAGAACCTTGCGCCGGGACAGTGTCATGATGTCGGCCTTTCGTTGGAACTTTACGGGAAACATAGCTGCAAGTGCGGGGATCGGCGAGCAAAGTCTGATGAACCCGGCGACAGATCACCGAAATGCTACTCCAGCCTTGGGTCCCCGGCTTGAACCAGCAGAACCCCGTGGTTCTCGTCGGCGTCGTCGTCGGTGATCGTCCGTGTGGAGACGCCCGGCAAGTCGGCAAACCCCTCCATCATCCGTTTCGGAAACCAGGTCATCGGCAGGCTTTCAAATCCGGGCACCCCTTCCAGCACCCGCGACAGCGCGATGGTGCAGTTTGCTTTCGGCACCGCGCCATAGGCCATTGCCCGCTGCATGATCAGTGCCGCAACCTCGGGCGATACCTCGATAGTCTGTTCAACCACGTCGTAGGTCTCGCGGGCATGGTAGTCGATGTAGAAATCCACCATCTTCGGGGTGACCCCGAAGTGCACGTCGTTGCGCTCGGGCAGCCGGGGATGCCGCCAGGTGCCAGCCGGATCGAACAGCACGCGCTGCGATCCGTTGATGAGCAGGCCCGCATGCGCTCCCGCTCCGCTGCGTGTCGAGAGGACCGTGAAGAGCGTGACCGAGGTCGGGCCGGGATGCTCGTAGCGGGCGGCGGCCACGGCCTCCTCGGGTGCCCAGATCGGTTCGGCACCGCAGGATGCCAGGCCAAGGATTGCCGCCATGGCGAAAAGAAGTTTCCACATCGATTCACTGTCCCGCGTTTTGCGCAGGTTCTGCGCAATCGCGACGGATTCCAGTAAACTCTGCGATAGTGGGGCAGGGAATTCGGAAACTCGGCATTGATGCCGCAGCTTTAGAGATCAGAGTGCCCCTCAGGGACACCAAACTGTCAGGTGACGGAAGCGGGCCATCCTGATAGATGTCTCAGATATGGCGCTTCTCACGTTTCGCATGCATGTCCTGATCCTCGCCGCCTACGTCCTGGCGGCAATCCTTCCCGTATTGGCTCTGGGCGAACGGCAGCAAGCTCAGGCAGACCATGCGCAGATGATGGCGATGGCCGGCCACCTGGCGCACATGCCCGCGACTGACGGCCCGAAGGACCTGACGCAGCAGCTGATCTGTCAGCAGCACTGCCTGTTCGCGGCAGCGACCTTTCCTGCGCCGGACCGGGTTGCGGAAACTCTCGCGCGGTCCTCCGTTGTGGAGGCTGGCGTCGACATCCTTGCCGCCTCGCTGGCCAATCCGCCCCCGGGGCCGCCTCCCAAGATCGCCGTGATCTGAGCCTGCGGTTCCGGCCTTCGCCGGGGACCGTTTGTCCAATTCACGACGCGATACAGGAGAATTCGTATGTCGCCCTTTTCTCGCCGCGGCTTTCTGGCCGCTTCTGCGGCCACGGCCGCCTCGCTGATGCTTCCCGCTCGGGTCCGGGCCCAGTCCGGTCGAATGTCGCTGACCGCCACCACCCGCTCCATCGACGTGCGGGGCAAGGCCGCAACCGTGTGGGGGCTTCTGGATGGCGCCGGCCGGTCCGGCCTTGTCCTCGATCCGGGCCAGGCTTTCGCGGTCGATCTGGCAAACACTTTGGCCGAGCCGACGATCATTCATTGGCACGGGCAGATTCCGCCCAATGCGCAGGACGGCGTGCCCGACCTGCCGATGCCGGTCCTCCAACCCGGCGAAAACCGCGCCTACGATTTCGCCGCGCGACCGGGTACGCACTGGATGCACGCCCACATCCCGGCGCACGAGATGATGCTGCTTGCAGCACCCCTGGTCGTGCGGCGGCCCGAGGACGTTGCTGCCGACCGGCAGGAAGTGACGCTGTTCCTGCACGACTTTTCCTTCAAGCCACCTGCCGAGGTGCTGGCCGAGATCACCGGCGGCGCGTCGATGGCCGGGATGGATCATGGCCAGATGGGGCAGGGCGGCATGGACCATTCCGGAATGGACATGGGTGCCATGGGTCAGGGGGACATGATGGCGATGCCGGGGATGGATGGCATGGCGATGGACCTGAACGACTACAACTTCGACGCCTATCTTGCCAATGATCGCACGCTGGACGACCCCGAAGTGGTTCAGGTCGACAAAGGTGGGCGCATCCTTGTCCGCGTCATCAACGCTGCGGCCGCCACCGTGTTTTGGATCGACACTGGCGCGCTGCCGGGACGGCTAGTCGCGGTGGACGGCGAGCCGGTCCGACCTTTGCCCGGCAACCGCTTTGGCGTCGCAATGGGCCAGCGGCTGGATATCGAACTGGACGTGCCGGGCGAGGGCGGGGCCTTCCCGATCCTTGCCCTGCGCGAAGGTGCCAAGGAAAGGACGGGTGTCATCCTCGCCACGCCGGGGGCGGCGGTGACTAGGATCGCCGAGATGTCGGAGGCCGACCATCCCGCCTTCAGCGGCGATCTGGCGCAGGAGGGTGCTCTACGCGCCGTCAGCCCGCTGCCCGAACGCGCGCCAGCTTCGCAGCCGATGCTGATGCTGGGCGGCACCATGATGCCCTATGTCTGGACGATCAACGGCCAGACTTGGGGGTCCCATGTGCCGGTGACTGCGAAATCCGGCGACCGAGTCGAGATCATGTTCCACAACATGTCGATGATGGCGCATCCGATGCACCTGCACGGCCACGCCGAGTCTGTTGCATTAGCGCTGCGTCCCGGGCAAGTGGTTTTGGCGAGAAGTTGTGGAGGATTGTGTGATGGCGCGTCGTGATCCGTTCCGGGGGCACCGGTTTCCGAAGGACGTGATCCTACTGGCGGTGCGCTGGTACTGCCGCTACCCGCTGTCCTACCGCGACGTGCGCGACATGCTGGCCGAACGGGGGATCATGGTGGATGCGGCCTCGATCTATCGCTGGGTGCGCAAGTTTGGGCCCGAGATCCGCAAGCGCGCCCTGAGCCGCCATCGCTCCTGGCGCGGCCTGACTTGGCACGTGGACGAGACCTACATCAGGGTGAACGGCCGCTGGTGCTATCTCTGGCGCGCGGTCGACCAATTCGGGCAGCTCATCGACTTCCGCCTTACAGCGCGGCGGGATGCCAAGGCTGCCAGAGCGTTCTTGCGTCAGGCAAGGGAGACGGTGCGGCTCTATCAGCCCCTGACGATCATCACCGACAAGGCACCGACCTATGCCAAGGTGATCGCCGAGATCAATGACCGTCTGGGGCCGGAGGATGCCATCCGTCACTTGACGCGGAAGCATCTGAACAATCGCATCGAGAGTGATCATGCCGCCCTCAAGCGGCTGCTCCGTCCGATGCGCGGTTTCCGAGACCTCGCTTCCGCCAAAGCCACGCTCAAGGGCATTGAGACCTTCCGCGCGATCAGAAAGGCAGAGTTCGAAGCAGCCACCAAGGGCGTCGCCAACGAAATCGCCTTCACTGCCGACCTGTTCCAAGACGCCGCGTGAAGGCCTTAACCCAGCCATTTCCTGACCCAGAAACGCTAACGCAACAGACCCCGACGGAGCACTTGGCCGACCCGGAGTTTGCCGGGAAGAGGGAAGGGGAGAGTGGTCGGCCGCAGTCCCCCGCTTCGCCGCCCGAATGTGCTGCCAGTGGGTTGGCGAGGCCCCGGAAAGAGAAGCTGGTGGTCCTCTTTCGGCTGCCGCTGGCAATCGAGAAGCAGCTTGAGCAGATCCCTGGCGCGGGCGACGTGACCCCAGCCTACATGCTGCGCGCCTTTGCCAAGGAAGCCCGGGCCGAACTGCGGCGGCTCTTGGCGGAAGATGATCTTGCGCCGCATGTCGATGAGGCGAGGCGCATCTTTGCCATGGCAGCATCGGACATGGCGGTCGGCGAACCGATGACCGTCTACGCCCAAAGCTCCGCTATCCGGGCTATGCATGCGGCACTTGATGACCCTTGGCTGATCGAGGCCCGGGCGACGATCGTTGGTGCCTTCCTCGCCGCGATTGCGTCGCTGCTGATCGAGGCGCGACGCGTCAGATAGACCCGGACAATGCAACAGAATTCGATGAACTGCCTCCGGTTACTCGCAGGCAAGATCGGGCAGCGGCGCTGTCTCGAAGGTCAGACTGTCGGCGCTTGTAACGAGCGCGAACTCGCCGCCCGAGCGGAAGGTAGCCACCATTTTCGACCAGTCCGCTGCGTCAACCGATGCCTGTGCGGCGATGCCGTTGTTGACCGGCAGGCGGGCCTG encodes:
- a CDS encoding multicopper oxidase family protein, translated to MSPFSRRGFLAASAATAASLMLPARVRAQSGRMSLTATTRSIDVRGKAATVWGLLDGAGRSGLVLDPGQAFAVDLANTLAEPTIIHWHGQIPPNAQDGVPDLPMPVLQPGENRAYDFAARPGTHWMHAHIPAHEMMLLAAPLVVRRPEDVAADRQEVTLFLHDFSFKPPAEVLAEITGGASMAGMDHGQMGQGGMDHSGMDMGAMGQGDMMAMPGMDGMAMDLNDYNFDAYLANDRTLDDPEVVQVDKGGRILVRVINAAAATVFWIDTGALPGRLVAVDGEPVRPLPGNRFGVAMGQRLDIELDVPGEGGAFPILALREGAKERTGVILATPGAAVTRIAEMSEADHPAFSGDLAQEGALRAVSPLPERAPASQPMLMLGGTMMPYVWTINGQTWGSHVPVTAKSGDRVEIMFHNMSMMAHPMHLHGHAESVALALRPGQVVLARSCGGLCDGAS
- a CDS encoding IS6 family transposase, producing the protein MARRDPFRGHRFPKDVILLAVRWYCRYPLSYRDVRDMLAERGIMVDAASIYRWVRKFGPEIRKRALSRHRSWRGLTWHVDETYIRVNGRWCYLWRAVDQFGQLIDFRLTARRDAKAARAFLRQARETVRLYQPLTIITDKAPTYAKVIAEINDRLGPEDAIRHLTRKHLNNRIESDHAALKRLLRPMRGFRDLASAKATLKGIETFRAIRKAEFEAATKGVANEIAFTADLFQDAA